A window from Penicillium oxalicum strain HP7-1 chromosome VIII, whole genome shotgun sequence encodes these proteins:
- a CDS encoding ATP synthase subunit 4: protein MVSRLAKSAIGAARLRPSVTARVPAISALTSTRAASSVPSEEPAKKAQSILDAVPGNSLVSKTATLSAAAGLSIAAISNELYVMNEETVAAFCLLSVFTAVAKYGGPAYGEWARGQVQKHKDILNAARADHTNAVQQRINNVKEMSGVVEVTKQLFAVSKETAQLEAQAYELEQRTALAAEAKTVLDSWVRYEGQVKQRQQRELAETIIGKIQKELENPKVLQQILQQSVADVERIMAAKA, encoded by the exons ATGGTCTCGCGTCTTGCTAAGAGCGCCATTG GCGCCGCCCGGCTGCGGCCCTCCGTTACCGCCCGTGTCCCTGCCATCAGTGCTCTCACCTCGACCCGTGCGGCCTCCTCTGTGCCCTCCGAGGAGCCTGCTAAGAAGGCCCAGTCGATCCTCGATGCTGTTCCCGGCAACTCCCTGGTGTCCAAGACCGCCACTCTGTCCGCCGCCGCCGGTCTTTCTATCGCCGCCATCAGCAACGAGCTCTACGTGATGAACGAGGAGACCGTTGCCGCCTTCTGTCTGCTCTCCGTCTTCACTGCCGTTGCCAAGTACGGTGGTCCTGCCTACGGCGAGTGGGCTCGTGGCCAGGTCCAGAAGCACAAGGACATCCTGAACGCTGCCCGTGCCGACCACACCAACGCTGTCCAGCAGCGCATCAACAACGTCAAGGAGATGTCTGGTGTTGTTGAGGTCACCAAGCAGCTTTTCGCTGTCTCCAAG GAGACCGCCCAGCTTGAGGCCCAGGCCTACGAGCTTGAGCAGCGCACTGCCCTTGCTGCCGAGGCCAAGACCGTCCTCGACTCATGGGTTCGTTACGAGGGCCAAGTCAAGCAGCGCCAGCAGCGTGAGCTTGCCGAGACCATCATCGGCAAGATCCAGAAGGAGCTCGAGAACCCCAAGGTTTTGCAGCAGATCCTCCAGCAGAGCGTCGCTGATGTTGAGC GCATCATGGCGGCTAAGGCCTAA
- a CDS encoding Methylenetetrahydrofolate dehydrogenase, with amino-acid sequence MSAPTSSSQTSCKVMLSKHVANVLLQEVQEGLKTLEKPPHLVGFLANNDPAALMYAQWTQKTCEEHGFKYSLREVSRDDIEEAIIAANADADVDGIIVYYPIFNNRQDQYLQQIVDVGKDVEGLSHRYIFNMYQNVRFLDPETKRQKSILPCTPLANIKILEYLNIYNTILPYGNRLHGHTICVVNRSEVVGRPLAALLANDGACVYSVDITGVQKFTRGEGLKNRRHEVVDMEGATLKDVAPLCDVVISGVPGDKYKFDTSLLREGAVCINFSSERNFGPEVKEKASIFVPSIGKVTIVVLLRNLLRLVQNRRLDNVQPAAATERPGTLEANS; translated from the exons ATGTCGGCTCCTACATCTTCCTCTCAAACCTCCTGTAAGGTGATGCTCTCAAAGCATGTTGCCAATGTTCTGCTCCAGGAGGTCCAGGAGGGTCTGAAGACCCTCGAGAAGCCGCCGCATTTGGTCGGCTTCCTCGCAAACAATGACCCCGCTGCGCTGATGTATGCGCAGTGGACGCAGAAGACTTGTGAAGAACA TGGCTTCAAGTACTCCCTTCGTGAAGTTTCCCGCGATGATATCGAGGAGGCGATCATCGCCGCCAACGCCGATGCTGACGTCGACGGCATCATCGTCTACTACCCGATCTTCAACAACCGCCAAGACCAGTACCTGCAGCAGATAGTCGATGTCGGAAAGGACGTCGAGGGTCTCAGTCACCGCTATATCTTCAACATGTATCAAAATGTTCGTTTCCTGGACCCCGAGACCAAGCGCCAAAAGAGCATTTTGCCCTGCACTCCGCTCGCCAACATTAAGATTCTCGAGTACCTGAACATCTACAACACCATCTTGCCCTATGGTAACCGGCTACACGGTCACACCATTTGTGTTGTGAACCGCTCAGAAGTCGTTGGTCGTCCTCTGGCCGCACTCTTGGCAAATGATGGCGCTTGCGTCTACAGCGTTGACATCACTGGCGTTCAAAAGTTCACCCGAGGTGAGGGTCTGAAGAACCGCCGTCACGAGGTTGTTGATATGGAGGGTGCTACTCTCAAGGACGTCGCACCTCTGTGTGATGTTGTTATCTCGGGTGTACCTGGTGACAAGTACAAGTTCGACACCAGCCTCCTCCGCGAAGGAGCCGTTTGCATCAACTTTAGCAGCGAAAGG AACTTCGGCCCCGAGGTCAAGGAGAAGGCTTCCATCTTCGTGCCTTCCATTGGCAAGGTGACTATTGTGGTCTTGCTGCGAAACCTGCTG AGACTTGTCCAGAACCGCCGATTGGACAATGTCCAACCTGCTGCTGCAACCGAGCGACCGGGTACTCTGGAAGCCAATTCCTGA
- a CDS encoding ER membrane protein complex subunit 3, with translation MAAQGVEQTILRDPALFYWILFPISVVMILTGILRHYATVLMNTPPKSASTLAESRERHALLRGVNLRNHGCAVLDRESFEARRNYLINGFRTGAFLKDPNNRGQPPANPMTDPAGMEAMMGMLKGNMMMMIPQTLIMSWINAFFSGFVILKLPFPLTIRFKSMLQSGVMTRDLDVQWVSSLSWYFLNLMGLQSVFGFILGSDNAANQMAQQMGMANPAAMMNPMQPGQDPDKLFLAEAENLEVMEHFCILDGVEERVLQNFASDMN, from the exons ATGGCGGCTCAAGGTGTTGAGCAGACCATCCTTCGGGATCCAGCCCTCTT TTACTGGATTCTGTTCCCTATTTCGGTGGTTATG ATTCTGACCGGTATCCTCCGCCACTATGCCACAGTTCTCATGAACACACCCCCGAAGTCTGCCTCGACACTGGCCGAGTCTCGTGAACGGCACGCTCTCCTTCGCGGTGTGAATCTCCGAAACCACGGATGTGCTGTACTAGACCGCGAGTCGTTTGAGGCTCGCAGGAACTATTTGATCAATGGATTCCGGACTGGCGCATTCCTGAAAGACCCCAACAACCGTGGCCAGCCGCCAGCGAACCCAATGACGGATCCAGCGGGCATGGAAGCCATGATGGGGATGCTCAAGGGaaacatgatgatgatgattcctCAGACCTTGATCATGAGTTGGATCAATGCCTTTTTCTCCGGTTTTGTGATCT TGAAATTACCCTTCCCATTGACGATTCGCTTCAAGTCCATGCTTCAGTCCGGTGTCATGACCCGTGACCTTGACGTGCAATGGGTGTCTAGCCTGTCATGGTActttttgaatttgatgggTCTGCAGTCCGTCTTTGGATTCATTCTGGGTAGTGACAATG CTGCCAACCAGATGGCCCAGCAAATGGGAATGGCGAACCCTGCCGCAATGATGAATCCCATGCAGCCTGGCCAAGATCCTGATAAGTTATTCctggccgaggcggagaaTCTGGAAGTCATGGAACATTTCTGCATCCTCGATGGTGTTGAAGAGCGAGTCCTTCAAAACTTTGCCTCGGATATGAACTGA
- a CDS encoding FAS1 domain-containing protein, producing MKYSTSLVSIVLLLSSTSSAASLWGSHKPSSNQQHPLISTQSQHSIMDKLVPDFLKPQGSAPSEGVATGEDRPVVSDVLPKTKGINIFAQLTRDFDSVSSRLNDASRNITVLAPRNSAVQSLPRKPWEDPEEYAKFGEVNAYEGGDGKERARDNLRRFVEAHIIPVSPWQADEEVESLAGKKLKWTKDGDKVILQPDNIEVEAVAEKVANGEVWILNGVVGSKSG from the exons ATGAAATACTCCACATCTCTCGTGTCAATAGTGCTACTCTTGAGCAGTACCAGCTCTGCCGCATCACTTTGGGGGTCACATAAGCCTTCATCCAACCAACAGCACCCACTCATCTCGACGCAAAGTCAACACTCAATCATGGACAAGCTGGTTCCAGACTTTCTTAAGCCTCAGGGCTCAGCGCCCAGCGAAGGTGTCGCTACTGGGGAAGACCGGCCCGTCGTATCAGACGTGCTCCCCAAGACAAAGGGAATCAACATCTTTGCCCAGCTTACTCGAGATTTTGATTCAGTTTCATCCCGCCTCAATGATGCTTCGCGCAATATCACAGTCCTTGCCCCGCGCAATAGTGCAGTGCAGTCTCTCCCCCGCAAGCCGTGGGAAGATCCCGAGGAATACGCCAAGTTTGGAGAGGTGAATGCGTATGAAGGTGGTGATGGCAAGGAGCGTGCTAGAGACAATCTACGCCGGTTTGTCGAGGCTCATATCATTCCTGTCAGCCCGTGGCAAGCAGACGAGGAAGTTGAGAGTCTGGCTGGGAAAAAGCTGAAATGGACGAAAGATGGAGACAAGGTCATT TTGCAACCGGACAATATTGAAGTGGAAGCAGTGGCTGAGAAAGTAGCGAATGGGGAAGTCTGGATACTGAATGGGGTGGTCGGCTCCAAGTCGGGATAA